In Puntigrus tetrazona isolate hp1 chromosome 24, ASM1883169v1, whole genome shotgun sequence, a genomic segment contains:
- the relch gene encoding RAB11-binding protein RELCH homolog isoform X11, with translation MAAGNVNPFNVSDSEEEAEQRQDGADTERSPSDEAQGHSLGPFSPPAYSDPAVLLSSNRTSPSVDGIPASAAAVAGIGGGGGAETRVSLDAIAAQLLRDQYILTALELHTELLEAGRELPRLRDYFSNPGNFERQSGTPPACKEQGVGPGGPLNRAGSISTLDSLDFARYSDDGNRETDERVAECEIPSQERKNYKSSPEIQEPIRPLEKRALNFLVNEYLLKNEYKLTSITFSDENDDQDFELWDDVGLNIPKPPDLLQLYRNCGNSLPLHRDTVDVGVNVDPNDLPGDYFTQEPVQQTEAIQKQQQEEVVQELEYQISLLNSEKQSLAEQIKKLQSDIQALQRNVASEPASAVKSAQSKEDTPCGKPPLDNGQYLDIRGVTETDGSSDANTTKTSTTTTTSTTDCTESTTTGTQPHSKLKSQSQQGKTSVQFDQPNRKLSPAFHQALLSFCRMSADSRLGSEVSRIADSEQSVMLMLGRCLPHIVPNVLLAKRERMVVHLCQELIPLILCTACLHPEPKERDQLLHILFNLIKRPDDEQRQMILTGCVAFARHVGPTRVEAELLPQCWEQINHKYPERRLLVAEACGALAPYLPKEIRSSLVLSMLQQMLAEDKADMVREAVVKSLGIIMGYIDDPDKYSQGFELMLLSLGDPSERVVSATHQVFIPAFAAWCTELGNLQSQLIPSLLTRIEKLLKQGEYGLDEHKLHMYLSALQSLIPSLFAVLLQNAPFTSRAKLQGDVPPIEVTRFPRPASPLQDVATIVGSREQLAVLLQLYDHQLQHEGTTGWDSLLWVVNQFLPQLIEIVGRINVTSSTCVHEFSRFFWRLCRTFGKIFTNTKVKPQFQEILRLSEENVDASAGNGILTKATVPIYATGVLTCYNQEEDRKLLVGFLEDVMTTLSLSHAPLDSLKASFVELGANPAYHELLLTVLWYGVVHTSALVRCTAARMFELLVKGVNETLVAQRVVPALITLSSDPEISVRISTIPAFGTIMETVTQKELLERVKMQLASFLEDPQYQDQHSLHMEIIKTFGRVGPNAEPRFRDEFVLPHLHKLALCNNQQTVESKRIDIATQLFEAYSALSCCFISEELMVNHFLPGLRCLRTDMEQLSPEHEVILSSMIKECEIKVENKGIGEAQGSISIAASLVGEDAKTKFLSKMGQLTTSGAMLANVFQRKK, from the exons ATGGCGGCGGGTAATGTCAACCCGTTTAACGTGAGTGACTCGGAGGAGGAAGCGGAGCAGAGGCAGGATGGCGCGGACACCGAGCGGAGCCCAAGTGATGAAGCGCAAGGCCACAGTCTCGGTCCCTTCTCCCCGCCGGCGTACTCCGATCCAGCCGTCCTGCTGTCCAGCAACAGAACCAGCCCGAGTGTGGACGGTATCCCCGCGTCGGCCGCGGCGGTGGCTGGGatcggaggaggaggaggcgcgGAGACTCGGGTGTCGCTGGATGCGATCGCCGCGCAGCTGCTCCGGGATCAGTACATCCTCACGGCCCTGGAGCTGCACACCGAGCTTTTGGAAGCCGGACGCGAGCTGCCTCGCCTGCGGGATTATTTCTCCAATCCAGGCAACTTCGAGCGGCAAAGCGGAACTCCACCCGCGTGCAAAGAGCAAGGTGTCGGTCCTGGAGGTCCGCTTA ATCGAGCTGGCAGCATCAGTACTTTGGACTCCTTGGATTTCGCACGTTATTCAGACGATGGCAACAGGGAGACGGATGAAAGAGTGGCAG AATGCGAGATTCCCTCTCAAGAGAGAAAAAACTACAAATCCAGTCCTGAAATTCAG gaacCTATCCGCCCTCTTGAAAAGAGAGCCTTAAATTTTTTAGTTAATGagtatttattgaaaaatgaatataaattaacatCCATCACATTCTCTGATGAAAATGATGACCag GATTTTGAGTTGTGGGATGACGTGGGTCTAAACATTCCCAAACCTCCAGACCTATTGCAGCTCTATAGGAACTGTGGGAATAGTCTGCCCTTGCATCGGGATACTGTGGACGTGGGAGTCAATGTGGACCCAAATGACTTGCCAGGAGACTATTTTACCCAGGAACCTGTGCAGCAAACCGAGGCTATACAG aagcagcagcaggaggAAGTGGTTCAGGAGCTGGAATATCAGATCAGCCTGCTGAACAGTGAGAAACAGAGTCTGGCTGAACAGATTAAAAAGCTCCAAAG cgatatccaggcgcttcagagGAATGTCGCATCAGAACCCGCATCTGCGGTGAAGTCGGCTCAATCTAAAGAAGACACTCCATGTGGTAAACCCCCCCTAGACAATGGACAGTATTTGGATATACGAGGCGTCACAGAAACTGACGGCTCCTCGGATGCCAACACTACAAAGACCTCAACCACCACTACTACTTCTACTACTGACTGCACTGAAAGCACCACTACTGGTACACAACCTCACAGCAAACTAAAGTCTCAGAGTCAGCAGGGTAAAACCTCTGTGCAATTTGACCAGCCCAACAG AAAGCTGTCTCCGGCCTTCCACCAAGCACTTTTGTCCTTCTGTCGAATGTCTGCTGACAGTAGGCTGGGCTCGGAG GTGTCTCGGATAGCTGACAGCGAGCAGAGCGTCATGCTCATGCTGGGCCGCTGTCTCCCACACATCGTACCCAACGTCCTGCTGGCCAAGCGAGAG AGAATGGTTGTGCACCTCTGTCAG GAGTTGATTCCTCTCATTCTGTGTACGGCCTGCCTGCATCCCGAGCCCAAAGAAAGAGACCAGCTACTGCACATCCTCTTTAATCTTATCAAGAGACCTGACGATGAGCAGAG ACAGATGATTCTGACCGGGTGTGTGGCATTCGCCCGACATGTCGGTCCCACTCGGGTGGAAGCCGAGCTTCTGCCACAGTGCTGGGAACAG ATCAACCACAAGTATCCAGAGAGAAGACTGCTAGTGGCGGAAGCGTGTGGAGCCCTGGCCCCTTATTTACCC aagGAGATCCGAAGCTCTCTGGTTCTATCCATGCTCCAGCAAATGTTGGCGGAAGATAAAGCTGATATGGTCAGAGAGGCCGTGGTGAAAAGTTTGGGCATCATAATGGGCTACATTGATGACCCAGACAAATACTCCcag GGCTTTGAGCTGATGCTGTTGTCTCTGGGTGACCCGTCGGAGCGGGTGGTCAGTGCCACCCACCAAGTGTTCATTCCTGCCTTCGCTGCCTGGTGCACAGAGCTGGGCAACTTACAGTCACAGCTCATCCCCTCCCTCCTCACACGCATTGAGAAGCTGCTCAAG cAGGGTGAATATGGTCTAGATGAACACAAGCTGCATATGTATCTGTCAGCGCTTCAGTCCCTCATCCCGTCTCTGTTTGCGGTGCTGCTTCAGAACGCCCCCTTCACCAGCCGAGCCAAACTACAGGGAGACGTGCCTCCGATCGAGG TGACCCGGTTCCCGCGGCCAGCCTCCCCGTTGCAGGACGTGGCCACCATCGTGGGCAGCCGAGAGCAGTTGGCTGTTCTGCTGCAGTTATATGATCATCAGCTCCAACATGAAGGAACTACAGGATGGGACAGTTTGCTCTGGGTGGTCAACCAGTT TTTACCACAGCTTATAGAGATTGTAGGACGCATCAACGTCACCTCATCCACCTGTGTGCACGAGTTCTCCAGGTTCTTCTGGAGGTTATGTCGAACGTTTGGGAAAATCTTTACCAACACTAAG GTAAAACCTCAATTCCAAGAAATCCTGCGGCTATCTGAGGAGAATGTGG ACGCCTCCGCAGGAAACGGCATCCTTACGAAGGCTACGGTGCCGATCTATGCAACCGGAGTCCTGACGTGCTACAATCAG GAGGAGGACCGTAAACTCTTGGTTGGATTTCTTGAGGATGTCATGACCACGCTGTCTCTCTCCCATGCTCCCCTCGACAGTCTAAAGGCTTCATTTGTAGAGCTGGG GGCAAACCCAGCGTATCACGAGCTCCTACTGACGGTGCTTTGGTATGGGGTGGTCCATACATCTGCACTGGTTCGCTGCACCGCTGCACGCATGTTCGAG CTGTTGGTGAAGGGGGTGAATGAAACTCTAGTAGCTCAGAGAGTTGTTCCAGCACTTATCACTCTCTCCAGTGATCCTGAAAT CTCAGTGAGGATATCAACAATACCTGCCTTTGGAACTATTATGGAAACCGTAACGCAAAAAGAG CTGCTAGAGAGAGTGAAAATGCAGCTGGCCTCTTTTCTGGAAGACCCCCAGTATCAGGACCAGCATTCTTTGCACATGGAAATCATCAAAACATTTGGAAGAGTAGGACCCAATGCAGAGCCACGCTTCAGAGATGAAT tTGTTCTTCCTCATTTGCACAAACTGGCTCTGTGCAACAACCAGCAGACGGTGGAGAGTAAAAGAATTGACATTGCCACTCAACTGTTTGAGGCATACAGCGCCTTATCCTGCTGTT TTATTTCTGAAGAGCTCATGGTGAATCATTTCCTCCCCGGACTGAGATGTTTGAGGACTGATATGGAGCAGCTCTCTCCGGAGCATGAG GTTATTCTCAGTTCCATGATAAAGGAGTGCGAAATAAAGGTGGAGAACAAAGGCATTGGAGAAGCACAAGG gtCCATCTCTATTGCAGCAAGTCTGGTGGGTGAGGACGCAAAGACCAAGTTTCTAAGTAAGATGGGCCAGCTCACCACCTCAGGTGCCATGCTGGCGAATGTTTTCcagagaaagaaatga
- the relch gene encoding RAB11-binding protein RELCH homolog isoform X8 yields the protein MAAGNVNPFNVSDSEEEAEQRQDGADTERSPSDEAQGHSLGPFSPPAYSDPAVLLSSNRTSPSVDGIPASAAAVAGIGGGGGAETRVSLDAIAAQLLRDQYILTALELHTELLEAGRELPRLRDYFSNPGNFERQSGTPPACKEQGVGPGGPLNRAGSISTLDSLDFARYSDDGNRETDERVAVLEFELRKAKETIQALRANLTQAAECEIPSQERKNYKSSPEIQEPIRPLEKRALNFLVNEYLLKNEYKLTSITFSDENDDQDFELWDDVGLNIPKPPDLLQLYRNCGNSLPLHRDTVDVGVNVDPNDLPGDYFTQEPVQQTEAIQQQQEEVVQELEYQISLLNSEKQSLAEQIKKLQSDIQALQRNVASEPASAVKSAQSKEDTPCGKPPLDNGQYLDIRGVTETDGSSDANTTKTSTTTTTSTTDCTESTTTGTQPHSKLKSQSQQGKTSVQFDQPNRKLSPAFHQALLSFCRMSADSRLGSEVSRIADSEQSVMLMLGRCLPHIVPNVLLAKRERMVVHLCQELIPLILCTACLHPEPKERDQLLHILFNLIKRPDDEQRQMILTGCVAFARHVGPTRVEAELLPQCWEQINHKYPERRLLVAEACGALAPYLPKEIRSSLVLSMLQQMLAEDKADMVREAVVKSLGIIMGYIDDPDKYSQGFELMLLSLGDPSERVVSATHQVFIPAFAAWCTELGNLQSQLIPSLLTRIEKLLKQGEYGLDEHKLHMYLSALQSLIPSLFAVLLQNAPFTSRAKLQGDVPPIEVTRFPRPASPLQDVATIVGSREQLAVLLQLYDHQLQHEGTTGWDSLLWVVNQFLPQLIEIVGRINVTSSTCVHEFSRFFWRLCRTFGKIFTNTKVKPQFQEILRLSEENVDASAGNGILTKATVPIYATGVLTCYNQEEDRKLLVGFLEDVMTTLSLSHAPLDSLKASFVELGANPAYHELLLTVLWYGVVHTSALVRCTAARMFELLVKGVNETLVAQRVVPALITLSSDPEISVRISTIPAFGTIMETVTQKELLERVKMQLASFLEDPQYQDQHSLHMEIIKTFGRVGPNAEPRFRDEFVLPHLHKLALCNNQQTVESKRIDIATQLFEAYSALSCCFISEELMVNHFLPGLRCLRTDMEQLSPEHEVILSSMIKECEIKVENKGIGEAQGSISIAASLVGEDAKTKFLSKMGQLTTSGAMLANVFQRKK from the exons ATGGCGGCGGGTAATGTCAACCCGTTTAACGTGAGTGACTCGGAGGAGGAAGCGGAGCAGAGGCAGGATGGCGCGGACACCGAGCGGAGCCCAAGTGATGAAGCGCAAGGCCACAGTCTCGGTCCCTTCTCCCCGCCGGCGTACTCCGATCCAGCCGTCCTGCTGTCCAGCAACAGAACCAGCCCGAGTGTGGACGGTATCCCCGCGTCGGCCGCGGCGGTGGCTGGGatcggaggaggaggaggcgcgGAGACTCGGGTGTCGCTGGATGCGATCGCCGCGCAGCTGCTCCGGGATCAGTACATCCTCACGGCCCTGGAGCTGCACACCGAGCTTTTGGAAGCCGGACGCGAGCTGCCTCGCCTGCGGGATTATTTCTCCAATCCAGGCAACTTCGAGCGGCAAAGCGGAACTCCACCCGCGTGCAAAGAGCAAGGTGTCGGTCCTGGAGGTCCGCTTA ATCGAGCTGGCAGCATCAGTACTTTGGACTCCTTGGATTTCGCACGTTATTCAGACGATGGCAACAGGGAGACGGATGAAAGAGTGGCAG TTCTGGAGTTTGAACTGCGGAAAGCCAAGGAGACCATTCAGGCTCTTCGTGCCAACTTGACTCAGGCTGCAG AATGCGAGATTCCCTCTCAAGAGAGAAAAAACTACAAATCCAGTCCTGAAATTCAG gaacCTATCCGCCCTCTTGAAAAGAGAGCCTTAAATTTTTTAGTTAATGagtatttattgaaaaatgaatataaattaacatCCATCACATTCTCTGATGAAAATGATGACCag GATTTTGAGTTGTGGGATGACGTGGGTCTAAACATTCCCAAACCTCCAGACCTATTGCAGCTCTATAGGAACTGTGGGAATAGTCTGCCCTTGCATCGGGATACTGTGGACGTGGGAGTCAATGTGGACCCAAATGACTTGCCAGGAGACTATTTTACCCAGGAACCTGTGCAGCAAACCGAGGCTATACAG cagcagcaggaggAAGTGGTTCAGGAGCTGGAATATCAGATCAGCCTGCTGAACAGTGAGAAACAGAGTCTGGCTGAACAGATTAAAAAGCTCCAAAG cgatatccaggcgcttcagagGAATGTCGCATCAGAACCCGCATCTGCGGTGAAGTCGGCTCAATCTAAAGAAGACACTCCATGTGGTAAACCCCCCCTAGACAATGGACAGTATTTGGATATACGAGGCGTCACAGAAACTGACGGCTCCTCGGATGCCAACACTACAAAGACCTCAACCACCACTACTACTTCTACTACTGACTGCACTGAAAGCACCACTACTGGTACACAACCTCACAGCAAACTAAAGTCTCAGAGTCAGCAGGGTAAAACCTCTGTGCAATTTGACCAGCCCAACAG AAAGCTGTCTCCGGCCTTCCACCAAGCACTTTTGTCCTTCTGTCGAATGTCTGCTGACAGTAGGCTGGGCTCGGAG GTGTCTCGGATAGCTGACAGCGAGCAGAGCGTCATGCTCATGCTGGGCCGCTGTCTCCCACACATCGTACCCAACGTCCTGCTGGCCAAGCGAGAG AGAATGGTTGTGCACCTCTGTCAG GAGTTGATTCCTCTCATTCTGTGTACGGCCTGCCTGCATCCCGAGCCCAAAGAAAGAGACCAGCTACTGCACATCCTCTTTAATCTTATCAAGAGACCTGACGATGAGCAGAG ACAGATGATTCTGACCGGGTGTGTGGCATTCGCCCGACATGTCGGTCCCACTCGGGTGGAAGCCGAGCTTCTGCCACAGTGCTGGGAACAG ATCAACCACAAGTATCCAGAGAGAAGACTGCTAGTGGCGGAAGCGTGTGGAGCCCTGGCCCCTTATTTACCC aagGAGATCCGAAGCTCTCTGGTTCTATCCATGCTCCAGCAAATGTTGGCGGAAGATAAAGCTGATATGGTCAGAGAGGCCGTGGTGAAAAGTTTGGGCATCATAATGGGCTACATTGATGACCCAGACAAATACTCCcag GGCTTTGAGCTGATGCTGTTGTCTCTGGGTGACCCGTCGGAGCGGGTGGTCAGTGCCACCCACCAAGTGTTCATTCCTGCCTTCGCTGCCTGGTGCACAGAGCTGGGCAACTTACAGTCACAGCTCATCCCCTCCCTCCTCACACGCATTGAGAAGCTGCTCAAG cAGGGTGAATATGGTCTAGATGAACACAAGCTGCATATGTATCTGTCAGCGCTTCAGTCCCTCATCCCGTCTCTGTTTGCGGTGCTGCTTCAGAACGCCCCCTTCACCAGCCGAGCCAAACTACAGGGAGACGTGCCTCCGATCGAGG TGACCCGGTTCCCGCGGCCAGCCTCCCCGTTGCAGGACGTGGCCACCATCGTGGGCAGCCGAGAGCAGTTGGCTGTTCTGCTGCAGTTATATGATCATCAGCTCCAACATGAAGGAACTACAGGATGGGACAGTTTGCTCTGGGTGGTCAACCAGTT TTTACCACAGCTTATAGAGATTGTAGGACGCATCAACGTCACCTCATCCACCTGTGTGCACGAGTTCTCCAGGTTCTTCTGGAGGTTATGTCGAACGTTTGGGAAAATCTTTACCAACACTAAG GTAAAACCTCAATTCCAAGAAATCCTGCGGCTATCTGAGGAGAATGTGG ACGCCTCCGCAGGAAACGGCATCCTTACGAAGGCTACGGTGCCGATCTATGCAACCGGAGTCCTGACGTGCTACAATCAG GAGGAGGACCGTAAACTCTTGGTTGGATTTCTTGAGGATGTCATGACCACGCTGTCTCTCTCCCATGCTCCCCTCGACAGTCTAAAGGCTTCATTTGTAGAGCTGGG GGCAAACCCAGCGTATCACGAGCTCCTACTGACGGTGCTTTGGTATGGGGTGGTCCATACATCTGCACTGGTTCGCTGCACCGCTGCACGCATGTTCGAG CTGTTGGTGAAGGGGGTGAATGAAACTCTAGTAGCTCAGAGAGTTGTTCCAGCACTTATCACTCTCTCCAGTGATCCTGAAAT CTCAGTGAGGATATCAACAATACCTGCCTTTGGAACTATTATGGAAACCGTAACGCAAAAAGAG CTGCTAGAGAGAGTGAAAATGCAGCTGGCCTCTTTTCTGGAAGACCCCCAGTATCAGGACCAGCATTCTTTGCACATGGAAATCATCAAAACATTTGGAAGAGTAGGACCCAATGCAGAGCCACGCTTCAGAGATGAAT tTGTTCTTCCTCATTTGCACAAACTGGCTCTGTGCAACAACCAGCAGACGGTGGAGAGTAAAAGAATTGACATTGCCACTCAACTGTTTGAGGCATACAGCGCCTTATCCTGCTGTT TTATTTCTGAAGAGCTCATGGTGAATCATTTCCTCCCCGGACTGAGATGTTTGAGGACTGATATGGAGCAGCTCTCTCCGGAGCATGAG GTTATTCTCAGTTCCATGATAAAGGAGTGCGAAATAAAGGTGGAGAACAAAGGCATTGGAGAAGCACAAGG gtCCATCTCTATTGCAGCAAGTCTGGTGGGTGAGGACGCAAAGACCAAGTTTCTAAGTAAGATGGGCCAGCTCACCACCTCAGGTGCCATGCTGGCGAATGTTTTCcagagaaagaaatga
- the relch gene encoding RAB11-binding protein RELCH homolog isoform X12, which translates to MAAGNVNPFNVSDSEEEAEQRQDGADTERSPSDEAQGHSLGPFSPPAYSDPAVLLSSNRTSPSVDGIPASAAAVAGIGGGGGAETRVSLDAIAAQLLRDQYILTALELHTELLEAGRELPRLRDYFSNPGNFERQSGTPPACKEQGVGPGGPLNRAGSISTLDSLDFARYSDDGNRETDERVAVLEFELRKAKETIQALRANLTQAAECEIPSQERKNYKSSPEIQEPIRPLEKRALNFLVNEYLLKNEYKLTSITFSDENDDQDFELWDDVGLNIPKPPDLLQLYRNCGNSLPLHRDTVDVGVNVDPNDLPGDYFTQEPVQQTEAIQQQQEEVVQELEYQISLLNSEKQSLAEQIKKLQSDIQALQRNVASEPASAVKSAQSKEDTPCGKPPLDNGQYLDIRGVTETDGSSDANTTKTSTTTTTSTTDCTESTTTGTQPHSKLKSQSQQGKTSVQFDQPNRKLSPAFHQALLSFCRMSADSRLGSEVSRIADSEQSVMLMLGRCLPHIVPNVLLAKRERMVVHLCQELIPLILCTACLHPEPKERDQLLHILFNLIKRPDDEQRQMILTGCVAFARHVGPTRVEAELLPQCWEQINHKYPERRLLVAEACGALAPYLPKEIRSSLVLSMLQQMLAEDKADMVREAVVKSLGIIMGYIDDPDKYSQGFELMLLSLGDPSERVVSATHQVFIPAFAAWCTELGNLQSQLIPSLLTRIEKLLKGEYGLDEHKLHMYLSALQSLIPSLFAVLLQNAPFTSRAKLQGDVPPIEVTRFPRPASPLQDVATIVGSREQLAVLLQLYDHQLQHEGTTGWDSLLWVVNQFLPQLIEIVGRINVTSSTCVHEFSRFFWRLCRTFGKIFTNTKVKPQFQEILRLSEENVDASAGNGILTKATVPIYATGVLTCYNQEEDRKLLVGFLEDVMTTLSLSHAPLDSLKASFVELGANPAYHELLLTVLWYGVVHTSALVRCTAARMFELLVKGVNETLVAQRVVPALITLSSDPEISVRISTIPAFGTIMETVTQKELLERVKMQLASFLEDPQYQDQHSLHMEIIKTFGRVGPNAEPRFRDEFVLPHLHKLALCNNQQTVESKRIDIATQLFEAYSALSCCFISEELMVNHFLPGLRCLRTDMEQLSPEHEVILSSMIKECEIKVENKGIGEAQGSISIAASLVGEDAKTKFLSKMGQLTTSGAMLANVFQRKK; encoded by the exons ATGGCGGCGGGTAATGTCAACCCGTTTAACGTGAGTGACTCGGAGGAGGAAGCGGAGCAGAGGCAGGATGGCGCGGACACCGAGCGGAGCCCAAGTGATGAAGCGCAAGGCCACAGTCTCGGTCCCTTCTCCCCGCCGGCGTACTCCGATCCAGCCGTCCTGCTGTCCAGCAACAGAACCAGCCCGAGTGTGGACGGTATCCCCGCGTCGGCCGCGGCGGTGGCTGGGatcggaggaggaggaggcgcgGAGACTCGGGTGTCGCTGGATGCGATCGCCGCGCAGCTGCTCCGGGATCAGTACATCCTCACGGCCCTGGAGCTGCACACCGAGCTTTTGGAAGCCGGACGCGAGCTGCCTCGCCTGCGGGATTATTTCTCCAATCCAGGCAACTTCGAGCGGCAAAGCGGAACTCCACCCGCGTGCAAAGAGCAAGGTGTCGGTCCTGGAGGTCCGCTTA ATCGAGCTGGCAGCATCAGTACTTTGGACTCCTTGGATTTCGCACGTTATTCAGACGATGGCAACAGGGAGACGGATGAAAGAGTGGCAG TTCTGGAGTTTGAACTGCGGAAAGCCAAGGAGACCATTCAGGCTCTTCGTGCCAACTTGACTCAGGCTGCAG AATGCGAGATTCCCTCTCAAGAGAGAAAAAACTACAAATCCAGTCCTGAAATTCAG gaacCTATCCGCCCTCTTGAAAAGAGAGCCTTAAATTTTTTAGTTAATGagtatttattgaaaaatgaatataaattaacatCCATCACATTCTCTGATGAAAATGATGACCag GATTTTGAGTTGTGGGATGACGTGGGTCTAAACATTCCCAAACCTCCAGACCTATTGCAGCTCTATAGGAACTGTGGGAATAGTCTGCCCTTGCATCGGGATACTGTGGACGTGGGAGTCAATGTGGACCCAAATGACTTGCCAGGAGACTATTTTACCCAGGAACCTGTGCAGCAAACCGAGGCTATACAG cagcagcaggaggAAGTGGTTCAGGAGCTGGAATATCAGATCAGCCTGCTGAACAGTGAGAAACAGAGTCTGGCTGAACAGATTAAAAAGCTCCAAAG cgatatccaggcgcttcagagGAATGTCGCATCAGAACCCGCATCTGCGGTGAAGTCGGCTCAATCTAAAGAAGACACTCCATGTGGTAAACCCCCCCTAGACAATGGACAGTATTTGGATATACGAGGCGTCACAGAAACTGACGGCTCCTCGGATGCCAACACTACAAAGACCTCAACCACCACTACTACTTCTACTACTGACTGCACTGAAAGCACCACTACTGGTACACAACCTCACAGCAAACTAAAGTCTCAGAGTCAGCAGGGTAAAACCTCTGTGCAATTTGACCAGCCCAACAG AAAGCTGTCTCCGGCCTTCCACCAAGCACTTTTGTCCTTCTGTCGAATGTCTGCTGACAGTAGGCTGGGCTCGGAG GTGTCTCGGATAGCTGACAGCGAGCAGAGCGTCATGCTCATGCTGGGCCGCTGTCTCCCACACATCGTACCCAACGTCCTGCTGGCCAAGCGAGAG AGAATGGTTGTGCACCTCTGTCAG GAGTTGATTCCTCTCATTCTGTGTACGGCCTGCCTGCATCCCGAGCCCAAAGAAAGAGACCAGCTACTGCACATCCTCTTTAATCTTATCAAGAGACCTGACGATGAGCAGAG ACAGATGATTCTGACCGGGTGTGTGGCATTCGCCCGACATGTCGGTCCCACTCGGGTGGAAGCCGAGCTTCTGCCACAGTGCTGGGAACAG ATCAACCACAAGTATCCAGAGAGAAGACTGCTAGTGGCGGAAGCGTGTGGAGCCCTGGCCCCTTATTTACCC aagGAGATCCGAAGCTCTCTGGTTCTATCCATGCTCCAGCAAATGTTGGCGGAAGATAAAGCTGATATGGTCAGAGAGGCCGTGGTGAAAAGTTTGGGCATCATAATGGGCTACATTGATGACCCAGACAAATACTCCcag GGCTTTGAGCTGATGCTGTTGTCTCTGGGTGACCCGTCGGAGCGGGTGGTCAGTGCCACCCACCAAGTGTTCATTCCTGCCTTCGCTGCCTGGTGCACAGAGCTGGGCAACTTACAGTCACAGCTCATCCCCTCCCTCCTCACACGCATTGAGAAGCTGCTCAAG GGTGAATATGGTCTAGATGAACACAAGCTGCATATGTATCTGTCAGCGCTTCAGTCCCTCATCCCGTCTCTGTTTGCGGTGCTGCTTCAGAACGCCCCCTTCACCAGCCGAGCCAAACTACAGGGAGACGTGCCTCCGATCGAGG TGACCCGGTTCCCGCGGCCAGCCTCCCCGTTGCAGGACGTGGCCACCATCGTGGGCAGCCGAGAGCAGTTGGCTGTTCTGCTGCAGTTATATGATCATCAGCTCCAACATGAAGGAACTACAGGATGGGACAGTTTGCTCTGGGTGGTCAACCAGTT TTTACCACAGCTTATAGAGATTGTAGGACGCATCAACGTCACCTCATCCACCTGTGTGCACGAGTTCTCCAGGTTCTTCTGGAGGTTATGTCGAACGTTTGGGAAAATCTTTACCAACACTAAG GTAAAACCTCAATTCCAAGAAATCCTGCGGCTATCTGAGGAGAATGTGG ACGCCTCCGCAGGAAACGGCATCCTTACGAAGGCTACGGTGCCGATCTATGCAACCGGAGTCCTGACGTGCTACAATCAG GAGGAGGACCGTAAACTCTTGGTTGGATTTCTTGAGGATGTCATGACCACGCTGTCTCTCTCCCATGCTCCCCTCGACAGTCTAAAGGCTTCATTTGTAGAGCTGGG GGCAAACCCAGCGTATCACGAGCTCCTACTGACGGTGCTTTGGTATGGGGTGGTCCATACATCTGCACTGGTTCGCTGCACCGCTGCACGCATGTTCGAG CTGTTGGTGAAGGGGGTGAATGAAACTCTAGTAGCTCAGAGAGTTGTTCCAGCACTTATCACTCTCTCCAGTGATCCTGAAAT CTCAGTGAGGATATCAACAATACCTGCCTTTGGAACTATTATGGAAACCGTAACGCAAAAAGAG CTGCTAGAGAGAGTGAAAATGCAGCTGGCCTCTTTTCTGGAAGACCCCCAGTATCAGGACCAGCATTCTTTGCACATGGAAATCATCAAAACATTTGGAAGAGTAGGACCCAATGCAGAGCCACGCTTCAGAGATGAAT tTGTTCTTCCTCATTTGCACAAACTGGCTCTGTGCAACAACCAGCAGACGGTGGAGAGTAAAAGAATTGACATTGCCACTCAACTGTTTGAGGCATACAGCGCCTTATCCTGCTGTT TTATTTCTGAAGAGCTCATGGTGAATCATTTCCTCCCCGGACTGAGATGTTTGAGGACTGATATGGAGCAGCTCTCTCCGGAGCATGAG GTTATTCTCAGTTCCATGATAAAGGAGTGCGAAATAAAGGTGGAGAACAAAGGCATTGGAGAAGCACAAGG gtCCATCTCTATTGCAGCAAGTCTGGTGGGTGAGGACGCAAAGACCAAGTTTCTAAGTAAGATGGGCCAGCTCACCACCTCAGGTGCCATGCTGGCGAATGTTTTCcagagaaagaaatga